A single Bicyclus anynana chromosome 19, ilBicAnyn1.1, whole genome shotgun sequence DNA region contains:
- the LOC112056266 gene encoding mitochondrial 2-oxoglutarate/malate carrier protein-like: MGDKKRKPIPGWLNFVFGGLSGMMGISVVQPADLVKTRMQLMGPKGDKSVISTISGILKNEGISGFYKGLSAALFRQATYTTSRLGVFNSLNDFYSSMYGVPSFPVKLVVGSVAGGIGAFVGNPAEVALIRMTADGRLPPEQRRNYNNVFNALARISREEGRAMLLRGATATVTRAMVVNAAQLGTYSQAREQLLSTIGDGIILHFIASLISGLSTTFVSLPVDIVKTRVQNSAKGLGQLQVLRSIIQQEGVFALWRGFIPTYAKLGPLTVLMFLFLEQWNALYYRLTE; encoded by the exons atgGGAGACAAGAAACGAAAACCTATACCGGGATGGCTAAACTTTGTATTCGGGGGACTGAGTGG CATGATGGGTATTTCCGTGGTACAACCAGCTGACTTGGTCAAGACGAGAATGCAACTCATGGGTCCCAAGGGAGACAAGTCAGTGATCTCCACGATTTCAGGCATATTGAAGAACGAAGGCATTTCTGGCTTCTACAAAGGGCTAAGCGCTGCACTGTTCAGACAAGCCACTTACACGACATCTAGACTGGGTGTCTTTAATAGTTTGAATGATTTTTATTCGAG CATGTACGGCGTGCCGAGTTTCCCCGTGAAGCTGGTGGTAGGCAGCGTGGCGGGCGGCATCGGCGCCTTCGTCGGCAACCCGGCGGAGGTGGCGCTCATCCGCATGACTGCCGACGGCCGGCTGCCGCCCGAGCAGCGGCGGAACTATAACAACGTCTTCAACGCTTTGGCTAG AATAAGTCGAGAGGAAGGTCGAGCCATGTTGCTACGCGGCGCCACCGCCACGGTCACCAGGGCCATGGTGGTCAACGCCGCGCAACTCGGCACCTACTCGCAG GCTCGTGAGCAGTTGTTGTCAACGATTGGCGACGGCATCATCCTGCACTTCATCGCTTCCCTGATCTCCGGCCTGTCTACCACCTTCGTCTCGCTACCCGTCGACATTGTGAAAACACG TGTGCAAAATTCAGCGAAAGGTCTCGGCCAGCTGCAAGTGTTGCGAAGTATAATCCAGCAGGAGGGGGTCTTCGCTCTGTGGCGCGGCTTCATACCGACCTACGCGAAGCTCGGACCCCTGACTGTGCTCATGTTTCTGTTCCTCGAGCAATGGAACGCGCTCTACTACAGGCTTACAGAATAG